From the Meleagris gallopavo isolate NT-WF06-2002-E0010 breed Aviagen turkey brand Nicholas breeding stock chromosome 19, Turkey_5.1, whole genome shotgun sequence genome, one window contains:
- the SEC16A gene encoding protein transport protein Sec16A isoform X6 has product MQQPPQTVPAGAAAPPPAGIARNTYWRSASLSKRANATAAPMQPVTDPFAFGRQTPQGTPLDNPSKGNASVMQSSSPAVFPQPAVVHASPSHAGDNPHGLHPSLSASVSQPGVNSSTFSNVPIPAPSPGYVTNSTTEVHPNADLGLHGSAVPSHYNAGTALENSFSVHPGVVSMSNNPGGRQDVSRDPSDVSSGPAATALFPPAPQQPVSQWRPVQGNLQSPVRNFVPYPEPHSQTDIHNISQSSVSTSHPPPQTNVQHGPVHQGVPQNAVQAPLAVGCEKNGKNGSANSGHHVNSFQPGNVFRQNTEMTNAWLNQPYQEQFYPQPPLQDSSSVIPTAQENNLQKQSPGMSVTSNRPIPTDQDSGSLSMFFKGDEAENEEILSSEKNYMVEKTEFACQPHSSPLYHQPVHPQRVPANVLSQAQMGTGSASEMIQKGMDVQYFPKILSQQEAQAAKQSVFVSDGKAGVGDAPGNGGSQYENVENLECIQNQEVLPSEPRNMNASSPSAHPDLYRYGSLPGQMLPKNAVVSHAEGGPNLEAPDSLAHPVRPDSVSSNYSNISHRSASSSARPQEQVGTFIQQESGKPDEESSARFFKQIDSSPLGDDSSEINPNKSYHGNLSQPPTPSPPKPTGVFQTSANSSFEPVRSHGVGIKPAEIDQAKMVVELRENHPNQKNTKKRTAMPAASPGNLEQPPDNLETIFMPQVYPLPLAVTGEAGNILHSGPVTENMQSLSERRSSTRAQGAIKKCDSPATTLWAHNELPNFGGNVLLAPAAPAVYVPAKQTVEVIQPPEEGLSNQQPTKPGSIAVQPSQDGNISSENLENPPKMGEEEALQSQASSGYASLLSSPPTESLQNQPILIAQPNQSYNLAQPINFSISLSNQLSSNENSQPMKDSRVGDKPSVGPQTSHAGGIISGENALLPVMQVGSLLANAPPNSNLLKHNLLQGPVNSSDIASNQPANLLMKTPSNLAPEGQKNVNFEGFAPEFASKSGAYSSISPGMNLPSGNTSALLPPVNSVVQTKNSVNRSSSKEEAAGVLDFTVSRTLEKSSASNSVQVHNQLLSGGPVYPQQPVGSAGQVGPEVRDKQHFYQQVTKDVQHQAVPDRAVQGALPSQPQMQAAQMPASSGQSSASSNYQTAAGTKGMQTSQQCEKQELRNQEASSAQLPSPDKQPGSGQPAGAVAPAAPTTTSQPVLPSAQQDLQRPPLPQTPQDAFGPPQNPYYYYRHPYDAYQPPYPPPYPPPDPRTAAHLYYLEDSYGQYDPRYRYYDSSSTAYMEPGSYRYSEPERPSSRASHCSDRPSSRQGYPEDYYAKTGWADYYPGYYPSTYDYGDPSRWERYSSAYDPRYRDPRSYDQRYLYDGEHNPYQKREAYPYSNRHDRYEDRWRYDPRFTGSFDDETEPHRDPYGDEFDRRSVHSEHSGHSLRSSHSVHSHRSSFSSRSQQPFTDYGYSTETGWSAVDQVPLRPLTPEKFSVPHLCARFGPGGFLIKVLPNLPSEGQPALVEIHSMETMLQHSPEQEEMRAFPGPLAKDDTHKVDVINFAQNKATQCFKNENLIDKESASLLWDFIVLLCRQNGTVVGTDLAELLLRDHKTVWLPGKSPNEANLIDFTNEALEQAEEESGEAQLSFLTDSLITTIDSLEKETERFRELLLYGRKKDALESAMKHGLWGHALLLASKMDNRTHARVMTRFANSLPINDPLQTVYQLMSGRMPAASTCCGDEKWGDWRPHLAMVLSNLTNNVDLESRTIATMGDTLASKGLLDAAHFCYLMAQVGFGVYTRKTTKLVLIGSNHSLPFLKFATNEAIQRTEAYEYAQSLGTQPGCLPNFQVFKFIYACRLAEMGLAAQAFHYCEVISRTVLKDPQYYSPVLIGQLIQMSSQLRLFDPQIKEKPDQESFVEPSWLVRLRHVDGQIKEGAIAYSTDRSTPQQYPCSTPSSELDHTSQYDGAGVGHDVGPGAENALLASLLPNMAQQMQSVQLMPSAPQAILDGSAAGIPPSDQEAVQSVPFYPVASQPLGPGPGFAPPGFSNQYGAEPSPLYLGSTLPPGGPPQETEPREEEQMNLETGMQRIASESPSRNSFPEQREEDFYNRMARMAPERRSRSASQSSAYMGYGQRSRTTSESSAHSVGRERSNSAAKQPPPSPPVPVGKETKKEVKKEPASRKTGANWFRWLMGKGKNEAHLPDDKNKSIVWDEKKQRWVNLDEPEEENKPPPPPPTGFPKVPQAAPSGPGGPPSAPVNMFSRRAAGSRARYVDVLNPGGTKSSGAVPAPSDLFAPLAPMPIPANVFVPNAVPGDPQPMEGSGAAEQTPAANQTNTDPSAAVDQEYLNPAVVPPGSGLPVSNPDGFQPGELSRSSSMSSLSREVSQHFNQPAPVPPSGEPSAGAVQFYNPSQFAQSPAVTGSSRPGRIGQRKYPTLK; this is encoded by the exons TTTCCGCAGCCGGCCGTTGTGCATGCTTCGCCGTCACACGCAGGGGACAATCCTCATGGACTGCATCCTTCTCTGTCAGCTTCTGTATCTCAGCCAGGAGTAAATAGCAGTACGTTTTCTAATGTTCCGATTCCTGCGCCGTCCCCAGGATATGTCACAAATAGCACTACAGAGGTGCATCCAAATGCAGATCTCGGACTCCATGGGTCTGCAGTACCATCGCATTATAATGCAGGAACAGCGCTTGAAAATTCTTTCAGCGTGCATCCTGGAGTGGTGTCTATGTCAAACAATCCTGGAGGTAGGCAAGATGTTAGCAGAGATCCAAGCGACGTTTCTTCTGGACCTGCTGCAACAGCGCTCTTCCCTCCAGCTCCTCAGCAGCCCGTGTCTCAGTGGAGACCTGTTCAAGGTAACCTGCAGTCTCCAGTTCGAAATTTTGTGCCCTATCCTGAACCACATTCTCAGACTGACATTCATAACATTTCCCAGTCTTCTGTTAGCACTTCTCATCCTCCGCCGCAGACTAATGTACAGCATGGTCCTGTACATCAAGGAGTTCCACAGAATGCTGTGCAAGCGCCTTTAGCTGTTGGTTgtgaaaaaaatgggaaaaatggcTCTGCAAATAGTGGTCATCACGTGAACAGCTTCCAGCCTGGAAATGTCTTTAGACAGAACACGGAGATGACAAATGCTTGGTTAAATCAACCTTACCAGGAGCAGTTCTACCCACAGCCACCGTTGCAAGACTCTAGCTCTGTTATTCCTACAGCTCAGGAAAATAACCTCCAGAAACAGTCTCCGGGTATGTCTGTAACATCAAATAGACCTATTCCCACAGACCAAGACTCAGGAAGTCTTTCCATGTTTTTCAAAGGGGATgaggcagaaaatgaagaaatactttcatctgaaaaaaattacatggtTGAGAAAACTGAGTTTGCTTGTCAGCCACATTCGTCACCCTTGTATCACCAGCCAGTGCATCCTCAGCGGGTTCCAGCTAACGTTCTCTCTCAGGCTCAGATGGGTACAGGTTCAGCCAGTGAGATGATACAAAAAGGAATGGATGTCCAGTATTTTCCTAAAATTCTAAGTCAGCAGGAGGCACAGGCTGCTAAGCAATCAGTGTTTGTTAGTGATGGCAAAGCAGGGGTGGGTGATGCACCTGGGAATGGTGGGTCACAGTATGAAAATGTCGAGAACCTGGAGTGCATACAGAACCAAGAAGTGCTGCCAAGCGAGCCACGTAACATGAATGCTTCATCCCCTTCTGCTCATCCTGATCTGTACAGATATGGATCCTTACCAGGTCAGATGCTTCCAAAGAACGCTGTTGTGAGCCATGCTGAAGGAGGACCAAATCTGGAGGCACCTGATTCATTAGCTCATCCTGTACGACCAGATAGTGTGTCTTCAAACTATAGCAACATTAGCCATAGGAGTGCTTCTAGCTCAGCAAGACCTCAAGAGCAGGTTGGTACATTTATTCAGCAAGAAAGTGGAAAGCCCGATGAGGAATCTTCTGCTCGCTTCTTTAAACAGATAGACTCTTCTCCTTTGGGAGATGATTCAAGTGAGATAAATCCAAACAAGAGCTACCATGGTAACCTGTCCCAGCCTCCAACTCCGAGTCCTCCTAAGCCCACAGGAGTATTTCAGACAAGTGCAAATAGTTCTTTTGAGCCCGTGAGGTCCCACGGAGTTGGTATAAAACCTGCGGAGATTGACCAAGCAAAAATGGTGGTTGAATTAAGGGAGAACCACCCAAACCAGAAGAACACCAAGAAGCGTACAGCTATGCCTGCTGCATCACCAGGCAATCTTGAACAGCCACCAGATAATCTAGAAACTATTTTCATGCCTCAGGTGTACCCTCTGCCTCTTGCAGTCACTGGTGAAGCTGGAAATATATTGCACTCTGGACCTGTTACGGAAAACATGCAATCTTTGTCTGAGAGAAGGTCTTCCACAAGAGCTCAGGGAGCAATTAAGAAGTGTGATAGCCCAGCAACGACTTTGTGGGCTCACAATGAGTTACCTAATTTTGGAGGAAATGTTCTTCtagctcctgctgctcctgcagtttACGTACCGGCCAAACAAACTGTAGAAGTAATTCAGCCACCAGAAGAAGGCCTGTCTAATCAGCAGCCAACCAAACCAGGGAGTATTGCTGTGCAGCCTTCCCAAGATGGAAATATATCATCTGAAAATCTTGAGAATCCTCCCAAAATGGGAGAAGAAGAGGCACTTCAGTCTCAGGCAAGTTCTGGTTATGCAAGTTTGTTGTCTTCTCCACCTACAGAGTCTTTGCAAAATCAGCCTATCCTAATTGCTCAGCCTAATCAAAGTTATAACTTGGCTCAGCcaattaatttttctatttctctatCTAATCAGCTAAGCAGCAATGAGAACAGTCAGCCAATGAAGGATTCCAGGGTTGGGGACAAGCCTTCAGTTGGTCCCCAAACATCACATGCTGGTGGAATCATCTCTGGGGAAAATGCACTGTTGCCTGTGATGCAAGTTGGATCTCTGTTAGCTAATGCTCCTCCAAATAGTAATCTGttaaaacataatttattaCAAGGCCCTGTTAATTCCTCTGATATTGCTTCTAATCAGCCTGCAAACTTGCTCATGAAAACACCATCTAATTTAGCTCCTGAAGGGCAAAAGAATGTTAATTTTGAAGGTTTTGCTCCTGAGTTTGCTAGCAAGTCAGGGGCTTATTCATCCATCTCTCCTGGGATGAATCTTCCCAGTGGAAATACAAGTGCATTGCTTCCACCTGTTAATTCTGTAGTACAGACCAAAAATTCTGTAAATCGTTCAAGTAGCAAAGAAGAAGCTGCTGGAGTGCTTGATTTTACAGTGTCACGGACGttggagaaaagcagtgcaAGTAATTCTGTGCAAGTGCATAATCAGTTGCTTTCTGGTGGTCCAGTGTATCCTCAACAGCCAGTTGGCAGTGCTGGTCAAGTGGGTCCCGAGGTGCGTGACAAACAACATTTCTATCAACAGGTGACAAAAGATGTACAGCATCAGGCTGTGCCAGACAGAGCTGTACAGGGAGCATTGCCATCCCAACCACAaatgcaggcagctcagatGCCAGCGTCTTCTGGGCAGTCCTCAGCTTCTTCAAATTACCAGACTGCAGCAGGGACGAAAGGCATGCAGACGTCCCAGCAGTGTGAGAAGCAGGAGCTGAGGAACCAAGAGGCAAGTTCAGCACAGCTGCCAAGCCCTGATAAGCAGCCGGGTTCTGGACAGCCAGCAGGTGCTGTGGCTCCCGCAGCTCCTACCACCACCAGTCAGCCAGTGCTGCCAAGTGCACAACAAGACCTGCAGCGTCCTCCCCTGCCTCAGACTCCTCAGGATGCCTTTGGTCCACCTCAGAACCCTTACTACTACTACAGGCATCCTTACGATGCTTACCAGCCTCCGTATCCACCACCTTACCCTCCTCCAGATCCCAGAACAGCAGCTCATCTGTATTACCtg GAGGATAGCTATGGACAGTATGACCCACGGTACAGGTACTAcgacagcagcagcactgcttatATGGAGCCTGGGAGTTACCGGTATTCTGAACCTGAACGTCCTAGTTCCAGAGCTAGTCACTGCTCTGATAGGCCCTCTTCTAG ACAAGGATATCCTGAAGATTATTATGCAAAAACTGGATGGGCTGATTATTATCCAGGCTATTACCCGAGCACGTATGATTATGGAG ATCCAAGTCGTTGGGAACGTTACTCATCAGCTTACGACCCCAGATACAGAGATCCTAGAAGTTATGACCAGAGGTATTTGTATGATGGTGAACACAACCCTTACCAGAAGAGAGAAGCATATCCATACAGCAACAG ACATGACCGATATGAGGATCGTTGGAGATACGATCCTCGTTTTACTGGAAGCTTTGATGATGAAACTGAGCCTCACAGAGATCCTTATGGTGACGAGTTTGATAGGCGCAGTGTTCACAGTGAGCATTCTGGTCACAGCCTGAGGAGCTCCCACAGTGTGCACAGCCACCGGAGCAGCTTCAGCTCTCGTTCCCAACAA CCTTTTACAGATTATGGCTACTCGACTGAAACTGGATGGTCAGCTGTTGATCAAG TGCCCTTAAGGCCATTAACGCCTGAGAAATTTTCGGTGCCTCATCTGTGTGCCAGGTTTGGTCCTGGGGGCTTCTTAATAAAAGTACTGCCAAACCTGCCTTCGGAAGGACAGCCAGCCCTGGTTGAAATACACAGCATGGAG ACTATGTTGCAACATTCTCCAGAGCAAGAAGAGATGAGAGCTTTTCCTGGTCCTCTTGCTAA agatgaCACCCATAAAGTGGATGTTATTAATTTTGCACAAAATAAAGCTacacaatgttttaaaaatgaaaatttaattgACAAAGAATCTGCCAGTCTGCTTTGGGACTTCATCGTACTGCTGTGCAGGCAGAATGGG ACTGTTGTGGGAACAGACCTGGCTGAACTTCTGCTCCGAGACCATAAAACAGTATGGCTTCCTGGGAAGTCCCCTAATGAAGCAAATTTAATTGATTTCACTAATGAGGCTTTGGAACAAGCAGAGGAGGAATCTGGTGAAGCACAGCTCTCGTTTCTCACTGATAGTCTAATAACCACAATTGAtagccttgagaaagaaacagagagattCAGAGAGTTGCTGCTTTATGGACGTAAGAAG GATGCTTTGGAATCAGCCATGAAGCATGGCTTATGGGGTCATGCTCTGCTACTTGCCAGCAAGATGGACAATAGAACACATGCAAGAGTTATGACCAG ATTTGCCAACAGTCTCCCAATTAATGACCCTCTGCAGACTGTTTACCAGCTCATGTCTGGAAGGATGCCAGCTGCGTCCACG TGCTGTGGAGATGAGAAATGGGGAGACTGGAGGCCACATCTAGCAATGGTGTTATCCAACTTGACTAATAACGTGGACTTGGAATCCAGGACCATTGCTACCATGGGAGACACTCTTG cttctaAAGgcctgctggatgctgctcacTTTTGTTACCTTATGGCCCAAGTTGGTTTTGGAGTTTACACGAGGAAGACAACAAAGCTTGTCCTAATTGGATCAAATCACAG CTTGCCATTTTTGAAGTTTGCCACCAATGAAGCTATTCAAAGAACGGAAGCCTACGAATATGCACAGTCACTAGGAACTCAGCCTGGCTGTTTGCCCAACTTCCAG GTTTTCAAATTCATCTATGCTTGCCGACTAGCTGAAATGGGACTTGCTGCTCAGGCTTTCCATTATTGTGAAGTGATTTCCAGAACTGTTCTTAAAGATCCACAATACTATTCACCTGTACTTATTGGCCAGCTAATCCAG ATGTCATCGCAGCTGCGCCTGTTTGATCCCCAGATAAAAGAGAAACCTGACCAGGAATCCTTTGTTGAACCTTCGTGGTTAGTAAGGCTTCGACATGTGGATGGACAGATCAAG gaggGTGCAATAGCTTATAGCACGGACAGATCCACGCCACAGCAGTACCCATGTAGCACACCAAGCTCTGAATTAGACCATACCAGTCAATATGATGGAGCAGGAGTTGGCCACGACGTGGGCCCAGGTGCTGAAAATGCATTGTTAGCATCCTTATTGCCCAACATGGCTCAACAGATGCAAAGCGTGCAGCTGATGCCTTCAG CTCCTCAGGCTATACTTGATGGGTCAGCTGCTGGGATTCCACCTAGTGACCAGGAAGCTGTTCAAAGTGTCCCTTTCTACCCTGTGGCTTCTCAGCCTCTTGGTCCAGGACCTGGCTTTGCACCTCCAGGATTTTCAAATCAGTATGGAGCTGAGCCATCACCACTGTATTTAGGGTCAACGCTACCACCAGGAGGGCCACCACAAGAAACTGAACCACGGGAAGAAGAGCAGATGAACCTGGAAACAG gaatgcagagaattGCCTCGGAGTCTCCTTCACGAAACTCCTTCCCTGAACAGAGAGAGGAAGATTTCTACAACAGAATGGCAAgaatg GCACCAGAACGAAGATCCAGATCTGCATCTCAGTCTTCAGCATATATG GGCTATGGACAAAGATCCCGGACAACTTCAGAGTCCTCTGCTCATTCTGTGGGACGAGAGAGATCTAACTCTGCAGCAAAACAGCCACCTCCTTCTCCACCTGTTCCTGTGGGGAAAGAGActaaaaaagaagtgaaaaaagagCCAGCATCTAGAAAG aCTGGTGCAAACTGGTTTCGCTGGCtgatgggaaaaggaaagaatgaagcTCACCTTCCAGATGACAAGAACAAATCA ATTGTTTGGGATGAGAAGAAGCAACGTTGGGTTAATTTGGATGAACCAGAAGAAGAG AATAAgcctccaccaccacctccaaCAGGATTTCCTAAAGTTCCTCAGGCTGCTCCATCTGGGCCTGGAGGCCCACCTAGTGCCCCTGTCAACATGTTCTCTAGAAGAGCAG CAGGAAGCAGAGCCCGTTACGTTGATGTTCTGAATCCAGGTGGAACCAAGTCCAGTGGTGCTGTTCCTGCACCATCAGACCTATTTGCACCACTGGCACCAATGCCAATTCCTGCAAATGTGTTTGTTCCAAACGCAG TTCCAGGGGACCCTCAGCCAATGGAAGGGAGTGGTGCAGCAGAGCAAACACCAGCTGCAAACCAAACCAACACAGATCCATCTGCAGCTGTTGATCAAGAG tatttAAACCCTGCAGTGGTCCCACCTGGATCTGGGCTTCCTGTTTCCAACCCTGACGGCTTCCAACCAGGCGAG CTTTCGCGCTCTAGTTCAATGAGTTCATTATCACGTGAAGTAAGCCAGCATTTTAATCAG CCTGCCCCTGTACCACCTTCTGGGGAACCGTCAGCAGGAGCAGTACAGTTCTACAATCCTTCTCAATTTGCACAA TCTCCTGCAGTCACTGGAAGTTCAAGGCCAGGAAGAATTGGGCAGAGAAAGTATCCGACACTGAAGTAG